The stretch of DNA CATTTAATGAATTCTGTCCTCACTTTGTAGCAACAGCCTGCGCCATCTTAGAAAACGATTTTTAAGTGGAGAGAAACGCAATTACTGATAAGAAAAGCGTGACCTGCATGTAGATTATGCTTATAGATTCAAAAACAGAATGCGGATGATAGTAAAATAAGGAAAGGGGGATTGCCGCTGCAATCCCCCTTTCCTTATTTTACTATTTTGAAGGTGTCTATTCTTCTTCAACCACTTTCGGTGTTTGATTATCTTCTGGCAGCAGTCCCATCATCTTTTTAATGCGGTAATTAATCCGGATGGTCAACATGTACATCACCGGAGCAATGAGCAAGGTTAAGAATGTCGCAAATGTTAATCCGAAGATAACGGTCCACGACATGGGTCCCCAAAAAGCCACACTTTCGCCACCCAGCGAGAAATCAGGTTGAAAATGAGTGTAAAGGGTAATGAAGTCGAAATTTAATCCAACAGCCAGTGGCACCAGTCCGAGCACAGTTGTTATAGCCGTTAAAAGTACCGGCCGCAACCTGGTTTTACCGGCCAAAACCAAACATTCAACCTCAACACTTGCCGGAAGAAAAGCCCCTTCGCTAAAGCCCAATTCCTCACGCTTCTGTTTTCGCATCAGGTCGATGTAATCGATCAGCACAATTCCGTTGTTCACCACAATTCCGGCCAACGAGATAATTCCGATACCGGTCATGATCACTACAAATTCCATTTTGAAAGTTGCCAGACCGAGAAATACACCAATTGTACTAAACAACACGGTCATCATGATAATCATTGGGCGGATGAATGAGTTAAACTGGGTGATCATGATTAATCCAATTAACGCGACGGCAACCAACAAGGCAAAAATCAGGAACTCGCTACTTTCGTCCTGCGACTGCTGCTCACCGGTAAAGGCATAATCGTAACCCCGCGGCATATCGTACTCCTGCAATACCTGCCTGATTCGGCTGTTAATTTCGTTGGCGTTGTATCCTTCCACCACATTGGAGCTGATGGTAATCGTACGCTTAAAGTCGATCCGATTTACCTTATCGTAAGTTGAAGAGTACTCGAAGTCAGCTACTGCAGAAATCGGAATCTTATTGCCCTCAACCATCAGCTTTTGGTTCATCATGGATGAAACATCGTTGCGGAATTCATCTTTTAGACGAATAAAAATGTCATATTCATCTTCACCATCTTTATAGTCGCCCACGTCATACCCATATAACGAGTTGCGCAGTGCCATGGCAATCTGTTGGGTCGACAAGTCATACCGACGTGCTTTATCACGATCAACTTTGATCAGCATTTCCGGCTGATTCACATTAATATCCAGTTTCAATTCGTCAATTCCCGGAATATTGTCTTCGTTGATTTTCGTTACAAAATCGTTAGTAATTTTGATCAGCTGGTCGAAGTCATCACCCGACACTTCAATATTGATCGGAGCTCCAACCGGAGGCCCCTGATCTTCTTTTTCGACAAATATTTTAGCCCCCACAAATCCTTCAAGGTTTGCTGAAACCTCCTTCATAACATCCGATGTATTGATGTCGTCGCGCAATTTAAATTCGACAAAAGAAATGGTTGTCAGCGATTTATTTGGGCTGGAACTATCTGAACTCTCGAACATACCTCCTTTACCGGTACCCACCGAAGTTGTTACCGATTTTACAATCTTCTGATAAGGCTCAATGGTGCTGTTGATGATACTTTCAACCCGTCGTGATACTTCATCGGTTTTCTCAATGGCGGTTCCGAGTGGCAGTTCCATGGTTACATAGATCGTTTGTGGATCGGTATCGGGGAAAAATACGACACTCGGCTGACGGATAATGTAAAAAGATACAGACCCGATCAGCAATACAAATGTTCCGGCAAAATACACGATTGGTTTCCAGCCAGTTAACGCTGAACGCAATTGCCCTTCGTAGAAATTCTCTAACCACACCAAAAAGCGCAACTGAAACCATCGGGCCAGAGGGCGAAATGCGACCACATTCAATACCATAATAAGCACAACTGTCATCAGGATATTTCCGATCAAATATATTTTGGTGAAATAGAATAATACAGAAATTAGGGCAAGTATTCCCGCGATTTTAAGCGTCTTCTTCCATTCAACCTTTTCCCGAATATCGTCAATCTTCATAAAACGAGCAATAAACGGGGGATTGAGCACGAGCGCTACAAATAAAGATGATGCCAATACCACAATCAACGTTTGGGGTAAAATTCCCATAAACTCACCAACAACGCCCTCCCAAAACATCAGTGGAACGAATGCTGCCAGCGTAGTCAGTGTGGAAGAAATAATTGGAAACGCAATTTCACTAACTCCCTTCTTTGTTGCTTTGGAGGCTGAATAGCCCATGCCGTGAAGACGATAGACGTTTTCAACAACAACAATAGCATTATCGACCAACATCCCTAAGGCCAAAATCAATCCATACAATACCATCGAGTTAAGTGTAG from uncultured Sunxiuqinia sp. encodes:
- a CDS encoding efflux RND transporter permease subunit, with product MDKEKTSDKSQSITRKFKPTYLALKNKTTVYILTLMLVFFGLFSYQQMPREAMPEIVIPYIFVQTVYPGNSPVDIENLITRPIEQELKGMDGVKKVSSASYQDVSTIVVEFSTNVEIKQALQDTKDNVDKAQSDLPDDLENDPLVMDLNFSEFPILNVNLSGDYSMRELKDFAEILQDEFESLPEISEANIQGIDDREIQINVDPHKMEARGVGYNDIAFALQSENVTIGAGQFTADNTRRVVRTESDYTNMDQLRNTIIKLNNGKPVYVRDVADVVDGYKEQSTISRLDNKPVVSLSLVKKSGANILEATDQIRQVLKDQVDDGYLPKNLDIIVTNDMSTYVKNDIATLENSIILGMILVIFVLYLFLGFRNALFSGLAIPMSMFLSFVILDQSGTTLNSMVLYGLILALGMLVDNAIVVVENVYRLHGMGYSASKATKKGVSEIAFPIISSTLTTLAAFVPLMFWEGVVGEFMGILPQTLIVVLASSLFVALVLNPPFIARFMKIDDIREKVEWKKTLKIAGILALISVLFYFTKIYLIGNILMTVVLIMVLNVVAFRPLARWFQLRFLVWLENFYEGQLRSALTGWKPIVYFAGTFVLLIGSVSFYIIRQPSVVFFPDTDPQTIYVTMELPLGTAIEKTDEVSRRVESIINSTIEPYQKIVKSVTTSVGTGKGGMFESSDSSSPNKSLTTISFVEFKLRDDINTSDVMKEVSANLEGFVGAKIFVEKEDQGPPVGAPINIEVSGDDFDQLIKITNDFVTKINEDNIPGIDELKLDINVNQPEMLIKVDRDKARRYDLSTQQIAMALRNSLYGYDVGDYKDGEDEYDIFIRLKDEFRNDVSSMMNQKLMVEGNKIPISAVADFEYSSTYDKVNRIDFKRTITISSNVVEGYNANEINSRIRQVLQEYDMPRGYDYAFTGEQQSQDESSEFLIFALLVAVALIGLIMITQFNSFIRPMIIMMTVLFSTIGVFLGLATFKMEFVVIMTGIGIISLAGIVVNNGIVLIDYIDLMRKQKREELGFSEGAFLPASVEVECLVLAGKTRLRPVLLTAITTVLGLVPLAVGLNFDFITLYTHFQPDFSLGGESVAFWGPMSWTVIFGLTFATFLTLLIAPVMYMLTIRINYRIKKMMGLLPEDNQTPKVVEEE